A portion of the Nitrospirota bacterium genome contains these proteins:
- a CDS encoding virulence factor family protein yields MNPASAIAFVLLFLFLAAGSSIASETTLNYSRFGKVTLYQQSEHPSHVVLFISGDGGWNLGVVDMARELASLDALVIGIDIIHYLKELEASSEKCSYPAADFEALSKFVQKKLDFPRYIQPLLIGYSSGATLVYAILVQAPPNTFSGAISLGFCPDLPLTKPMCKGNGLEWKQGPHGKGYSFLPSKNLLQKWIAFQGEIDQVCFVKDTEEYVRQVKNGEIVLLPRVGHGYSVPRNWMPQFRKAFSGLVTKHGTAPEAKEEEVKDLPLIEVRAKEDSRDTMAFIITGDGGWASIDREIGELLADNGVSVVGFNSLQYFWARRTPEIAARDMGRVIRHYLTAWEKDSAVLIGYSLGAGVLPFILSRMSPEIAGRVRMAVLLGPGHAVDFEFHLADWLGGAPSSSSLPVLPEVEKLGERKVKVLCFLGEDEKDSICREMKEGLAKIIQIRGGHHFGGNTQAIAENILQEMK; encoded by the coding sequence TTGAACCCTGCTTCTGCGATTGCATTTGTTCTATTATTTTTATTCCTTGCAGCGGGCAGCAGCATTGCCTCTGAGACAACTCTTAATTACAGCCGCTTTGGCAAGGTCACGCTTTATCAGCAGAGCGAGCATCCTTCGCATGTGGTCCTTTTCATCTCCGGCGACGGGGGATGGAACCTTGGCGTTGTCGACATGGCAAGGGAACTCGCTTCCCTTGACGCGCTCGTTATCGGCATCGATATTATTCATTATCTCAAAGAACTGGAGGCCTCTTCAGAAAAATGTTCATATCCCGCCGCGGATTTTGAGGCGTTGAGCAAATTCGTTCAGAAGAAGCTTGATTTCCCCCGGTATATCCAGCCCCTGCTGATCGGGTATTCATCAGGCGCGACACTTGTATATGCCATACTCGTTCAGGCCCCACCGAATACTTTTAGCGGGGCAATAAGCCTTGGGTTCTGTCCGGACCTGCCGCTGACAAAACCCATGTGCAAAGGCAATGGCCTTGAGTGGAAACAGGGGCCGCATGGGAAAGGATACAGTTTCCTGCCGTCGAAAAATCTTTTACAGAAATGGATAGCTTTTCAGGGAGAGATCGACCAGGTGTGTTTTGTAAAAGATACAGAGGAGTATGTACGACAGGTCAAAAACGGAGAGATCGTTCTCCTGCCGAGGGTGGGACACGGATATTCCGTGCCGCGCAACTGGATGCCGCAGTTCAGAAAGGCATTCTCCGGTCTGGTGACAAAACACGGGACTGCGCCGGAGGCAAAGGAGGAAGAAGTGAAAGACCTGCCTCTAATTGAGGTCCGCGCAAAAGAGGACAGCAGGGACACCATGGCGTTCATCATTACAGGAGACGGAGGCTGGGCCAGCATTGACCGGGAGATCGGGGAGCTGCTCGCGGATAACGGTGTATCCGTGGTCGGGTTTAACTCGCTCCAGTATTTCTGGGCCCGCCGCACGCCTGAGATTGCTGCGCGGGACATGGGAAGGGTGATCAGGCATTACCTCACTGCATGGGAAAAAGACTCTGCTGTTCTCATCGGCTACTCCCTCGGTGCGGGTGTCCTACCGTTTATCCTCAGCAGGATGTCCCCTGAAATTGCCGGCCGCGTGCGGATGGCTGTCCTGCTCGGGCCGGGACATGCAGTGGACTTTGAGTTCCACCTTGCCGACTGGCTCGGTGGCGCTCCATCCAGTTCCTCTTTGCCCGTGCTCCCTGAAGTGGAAAAGCTTGGAGAAAGAAAAGTTAAGGTCCTCTGTTTCCTCGGTGAAGATGAAAAGGATTCCATCTGCAGGGAGATGAAAGAGGGCCTTGCAAAAATAATACAGATAAGAGGTGGCCATCATTTCGGAGGCAATACCCAAGCCATTGCAGAGAACATATTGCAGGAGATGAAGTGA